Proteins co-encoded in one Garra rufa chromosome 7, GarRuf1.0, whole genome shotgun sequence genomic window:
- the LOC141338840 gene encoding caspase a-like, producing the protein MMQIYPTKDKSSDRKRLALLINNVEFEYGDDRVGAEKDELSMERLLKALGYTVLTLRDLTAQGMSAAMQDFAQREEHVQSDSCFVVFMSHGSAAGICGVSSIENSDGTEDIFSTDEIYNCLNTKNCPGLEDKPKIILIQSCRGGNDGWLNVQDSLQKTAHLEKDFCCLRSSTPDTVSYRNPETGSDFIQDIVEIFNKHAHEDHIEELFRKAMKL; encoded by the exons ATGATGCAA ATTTACCCAACGAAGGACAAGTCCTCTGACAGAAAACGATTAGCACTCCTTATTAACAATGTGGAGTTTGAATATGGAGATGATCGGGTTGGGGCAGAGAAGGATGAGTTGAGTATGGAGAGACTGCTGAAGGCTCTCGGTTACACTGTGCTGACACTAAGAGACCTCACAGCACAG GGTATGAGTGCTGCCATGCAAGACTTTGCCCAGCGAGAGGAGCACGTCCAATCAGACAGCTGCTTTGTGGTCTTCATGTCACATGGAAGCGCCGCTGGAATCTGTGGAGTTTCCAGCATCGAGAATTCTGATGGGACAGAAGACATTTTCTCCACAGATGAAATTTATAATTGTTTGAACACTAAAAACTGTCCTGGACTGGAAGACAAACCCAAAATCATCCTTATCCAGTCGTGTCGGGGTG GTAATGATGGTTGGTTGAATGTCCAGGACAGCCTGCAAAAAACAGCACACCTTGAGAAAGACTTCTGCTGTCTGAGGTCCTCAACTCCcg ATACTGTTTCCTACAGGAATCCTGAGACAGGCTCAGACTTCATCCAAGATATTGTGGAAATATTTAACAAGCATGCTCATGAAGATCACATTGAGGAGCTTTTCAGAAAGGCAATGAAACTATGA
- the LOC141339317 gene encoding von Willebrand factor A domain-containing protein 1-like, with protein sequence MDTLRFVRLLALCACLWTTCTRGSASVCCEGDLLLLLDSSGSVSSYEFSLLLHFLSELLRPFRLGRGHVRVGLVQVGAEPRLEFGFDAYDSQDALQEALRSTKQLHGDADTEAALRLVQSLLRPQAPPTLLLWLTDGAESGEVDGPMAALRGRGVTVLVVSTGNGNYQLLRRVVTPPIETHLHFVDVDDISIITEDLREAIIGVMSAVQSRTPSVSFRTPPERFGPVSVTVSDCSAAGLRVSWSPVEPEQVQQYRVEYGQIPSGPLRTLTRPSHQSSALLTGLQSDREYLITVSALHSSGQQRAMSVRVCTSVG encoded by the exons ATGGACACGCTGCGGTTCGTGCGGCTGCTGGCGCTGTGCGCGTGCCTGTGGACAACCTGCACGCGCGGCTCAG CGTCTGTCTGCTGTGAGGGAGACCTGCTCCTTCTACTCGACTCCTCCGGAAGTGTCTCGTCCTACGAGTTTTCTCTCCTCCTGCACTTCCTGTCTGAGCTGCTGCGGCCGTTCCGATTGGGCCGTGGTCACGTGAGGGTGGGGCTGGTGCAGGTGGGGGCGGAGCCACGGTTGGAGTTCGGCTTCGACGCCTACGACTCCCAGGATGCTCTGCAGGAGGCGCTGCGGAGTACAAAGCAGCTGCATGGAGACGCCGACACGGAAGCTGCGCTGCGATTGGTCCAGAGCCTGCTCCGCCCACAGGCCCCGCCCACACTCCTCCTGTGGTTGACGGACGGGGCGGAGTCAGGTGAGGTGGATGGGCCAATGGCGGCGCTGCGGGGGCGGGGCGTGACAGTGCTGGTCGTTTCTACGGGAAACGGAAACTATCAGCTGCTGAGGCGCGTCGTGACTCCGCCCATCGAGACACACCTGCACTTCGTTGATGTCGATGACATCAGCATCATCACAGAGGACCTGAGGGAGGCCATCATAG GTGTGATGAGCGCGGTGCAGAGCAGAACACCGAGCGTCAGCTTCAGGACGCCGCCTG AGCGGTTCGGTCCGGTTTCGGTGACGGTGTCTGATTGCAGTGCGGCTGGTTTGCGTGTGAGCTGGAGTCCGGTGGAGCCAGAGCAGGTCCAGCAGTATCGAGTGGAGTACGGACAGATTCCCAGCGGTCCGCTCCGTACTCTGACCCGCCCCTCACACCAGAGCTCCGCCCTCCTCACCGGACTCCAATCAGACAGAGAGTACCTGATCACCGTCAGCGCCCTGCACTCCTCCGGCCAGCAGAGGGCCATGTCCGTGCGAGTCTGTACTAGTGTCGGCTGA